The Cottoperca gobio chromosome 15, fCotGob3.1, whole genome shotgun sequence genome segment GCaggcttcctgtctgtgtttggtgGGGAGCTGTCAATCTACACACTTTCCACACATCACCCTAGAGCGCTGGCACAACATCACCGATGCTCTGCAGGTAGAGCGCCATCTCCTACTCACACAGGCAGCGAGTATAATGGCAGGCGGCTGGCTCACCTGTCTGGGGATGGGGATGCTGCCCCTGGTTGGTGTGAGCAGTTACACCAAAGTCAGCATGTGCTTACCCATGGACAAAGAGACGCCTCTAGCTCAGGCCTTCATCATAATTATCCTGCTCTTCAACGTGGCTTCCTTCattattgtttgtgtctgttatGTGCTGAGCTATCTAGCTGTGAAGAACCCAGAGATCCCTGAAAGAAGTGCGGACACCAAGATTGCAAAGCACATGGCTGTCCTTAGCTTCACAGATTTTCTCTACATGGCGCCCATCTTCTTTGCCATCTCCGCTGCATTCAAGGTCCCCCTCATCAAAGTTACTAACTCTGAGATTCTGCTGGTCCCCTTCTTCCCCATCAACTTGTGTGCCAATCCCTTTCCTCAAACTATCTTCACTAAGGCTTTCAGGAAGGATACGTATCAGCTCATGAGCACCATGGGCTGCTGTGAAAGCAAAGGCCTACTACTGCGAAAATGCAATCAAGAGAAATT includes the following:
- the LOC115020257 gene encoding LOW QUALITY PROTEIN: lutropin-choriogonadotropic hormone receptor-like (The sequence of the model RefSeq protein was modified relative to this genomic sequence to represent the inferred CDS: inserted 3 bases in 2 codons; deleted 1 base in 1 codon; substituted 1 base at 1 genomic stop codon) translates to MPRATSGPLAGPYFEIPMLTGFGKVNFHYLDLDLSQTRPTLVCTPEVDTFNPPEDFAGFSFLRVAIXFINILAITGNLTVLLVFFKTXNKLIEPRFLMCHLAFAHLCIGIYLLMRATVDLXSHGHYSQHATKRQTGPGCSDAGFLSVFGGELSIYTLSTITLERWHNITDALQVERHLLLTQAASIMAGGWLTCLGMGMLPLVGVSSYTKVSMCLPMDKETPLAQAFIIIILLFNVASFIIVCVCYVLSYLAVKNPEIPERSADTKIAKHMAVLSFTDFLYMAPIFFAISAAFKVPLIKVTNSEILLVPFFPINLCANPFPQTIFTKAFRKDTYQLMSTMGCCESKGLLLRKCNQEKFGIQ